The DNA window GCTTCGCCGCGGCGGCCAGCCCGTCGTACGCGAGGTCGACGGCCATGCCCTGGTCGCCGAGGCCTTCGGCGATGACCTCCGCGAGCGCGTGGTCGTCCTCGACGAGCAGGATCCTCATACCGCGACCTCCACCCGCAGGCCGCCCTCGGGACGGGCGAGCAGCGCGACCCTTCCACCGTGCGCGGCAGCAACAGCGGCGACGATGGACAGACCGAGTCCCGAGGAGCCGGTACGTTCGTCGCCGAGCCGCTCGAACGGTTGCGTGAGCCGGTCGACCTCGCGCTGGTCGAACACCCGCCCACCTGTCTCGACGATCAGCACAGTCTCTTTCCCGGCCGAGCCCGTGATCGCGATCCAGCCGCCGTTCTCGTTGTGGGTCACGGCATTGTCCACGACGTTGCCGACCAATCGAGCCAGCAGTGTCGGGCTGCCGGATGCCGGCAGGCGCGGGAGGTCCACCGTGACGCGCAGCGCCTTCCGTTCCACGTCGGCCGACCGTTCGCGCAGCGCCGCGCCGACGAGGTCGCCGAGGTCGACCGCGGCGGCGTCCGCGAACGCGCCGTGCTGCGCCCGCGCCAGCACGAGGAGGCCGTCGAGCAGGTGGTCGACCCGGTCGAGCTGGGTACGCATCCGGGTCGCGAGCGCGACCGTCGAGGCGGCCGGGTCGGGTTTGGCGACGGCCACGTCCAGCGACGCCCGCATCGTCGCCAGCGGTGTACGCAACTCGTGCGAGGCGTTCGCGACGAACCGGCGCTGAGCGGCGAACGAGGCCTCCAGCCGGGCGAGCAGCTCGTCGATGGTGTCGGCGAGGTCCTTGACCTCGTCGTCCGGACCGGTGACGGCCAGCCGCTGGTCAAGGTTGTCGGCGGAGATGCGCTGGGTGGCGCCGGTGATCAGCCGCAGCGGCCGTAGGACGCGCCGCGCGAGGATTCGGCCGACCAGCAAGGAGACTCCGGCGAGGACGACCAGCGCGACGAGCGACCCGACCAGCAGCTGGCGGGACTGCTGCGTGTGGATGGTGTCGAGCTGCTCCTCCAGCGCGCGGATGCGTTGCTGGGTGGCGTCGACGCCGCCCTGCGGCGGCTGGTTGCCCGCCGGGGAGGTCCGGCTGATGCTGCCGTCGAAGATCAGGAACGTCAGGCCCAGGAGCCCGATGCCAGAGATGAGGAACACGGCCGCGTACAGGATCGTGAACCGAACTCCGACGGTCCCGCGGCGCAGGCTGATCATGCGTACAGCATGCCCGCGTTGACCTAACAACGGCATGACACGGCTGGTTCGGGCCGTGTTAGGCGTCGAGCTCTAGAACTCACGACATGTCGACCTTCCTGCGGCCCGGCCGCGTGATCGCGCTGATCATCGCCGCCCTCGCCATCATCGCGTTCGGCCTGCTGTACAGCTTCGGCATGCGGGCGTCGTGCGACCCTGGCCCCTGCCCGCCCGCGTCGCCCGTGAGTGACAAGTTCTGGTTCCTGCATCGCGACCTCGGGCCGGAGGGCAGCATCACGGTCCGGCTGGCGTCGATGACCGGGACGATCACGTACCCGCCCCCGAACCACGACGAGATCGTCTCCGGCCTGGTGCCGTGGGCGAAGGTCGGGCTCATCGTCAAGGACGGCTTGCGCGAGGGTTCGCCGTACGCGGCGGTCATGCTAACCGGCAACCATGGCGTGCGATTCCAGTACGACTACGACCAGGACGTCGCGGGCAGAACGGGCGACTGGCTGCGGCTGACCCGTTCGGGCGACACGATCACCGGGTTCTCGTCGACGGACGGTCAGCAGTGGCAGAGGGTCGGGACCGCGAAGTTCGAGGGGCTGCCGGACACCGTGCAGGTCGGCTTGTTCGCCACGTCTCCCGGCGATCTCACGCTCCGCGAGGTCGGTCTGGGTGGCGCGATCGAGGAGGTCCGGTTCACCCAGGCCGTCGGTGTCTTCGACCACGTCAC is part of the Tenggerimyces flavus genome and encodes:
- a CDS encoding sensor histidine kinase, whose amino-acid sequence is MISLRRGTVGVRFTILYAAVFLISGIGLLGLTFLIFDGSISRTSPAGNQPPQGGVDATQQRIRALEEQLDTIHTQQSRQLLVGSLVALVVLAGVSLLVGRILARRVLRPLRLITGATQRISADNLDQRLAVTGPDDEVKDLADTIDELLARLEASFAAQRRFVANASHELRTPLATMRASLDVAVAKPDPAASTVALATRMRTQLDRVDHLLDGLLVLARAQHGAFADAAAVDLGDLVGAALRERSADVERKALRVTVDLPRLPASGSPTLLARLVGNVVDNAVTHNENGGWIAITGSAGKETVLIVETGGRVFDQREVDRLTQPFERLGDERTGSSGLGLSIVAAVAAAHGGRVALLARPEGGLRVEVAV